Below is a genomic region from Ancylomarina subtilis.
ACCAACTTTCCCTTTTATCCTGTCGACTATTGTTTGGGTAATATTTTCCCCATTTGTAGTAAAATTAGGAACTAGGTTAAATTGTCTAGTAATATCTAAGATCTCAAAAATTTCAGGATGTTCTAAAGGTTCTCCTCCTCCTAAAGCAACTTGAAAAACATTACCATACTTTTTATGATTAAGACTTGACAAAACAAACTTATAATCATCAAGTGACATAAAGGAATGATTTGGCTTACTATCACGATAACAATAGTCACATCCCTTACTACAATGATTGGAAATAGAAATATCAACTAATTCAGGAACTGGTGCAAAAGTTGGGTCATCTTCAAAAGTTTTTCCCCATCGAAAGGTCATTCCTGATTCTTGATCAGCAATAAAATTATAATCACCTATGTGTCTTCTAATCTTCATTTAATATTGATCAACTTGAGTTATACCAAAACCTCTAATCTCTCCTAATTTCCCATTTAATATGTATTCTCCTCGAATATAGTTCCATAGTTCTTCATCGTCGATATTGGTAAAATCAAGTTCTCTATTTTCATGTTTTAGTAATTCTTTATCTATTGTAACTCCATCATCATCATTAAATTGCAGCTTTTTTACATATATTTCCTCTTCTTCGAGAAAGGTTCTTGTACCATTATCAAGCATGTAAACTTTAAGAGTATTTCTTATAGTTTTATGCTCATTCGCTACTGAATCACCATACCATCTTTCAAAGACTTCAACAATTTTCTTATGCATGGTAATAATGAAGCTCACAGAACTACTATTGGTAACAAAGTCAGTGCGTATTTTCATAGTTATTAATTTTATAAAGAGGTGTCAACTTTTGTAACACCAAAACCTTCAACATCACTTATTCTATTTCTCGCGATAAATTCACCATAGATTAATGCCCATATATCTTTCTCTTCAAAAACAGAAAAGTCTATTTCGTCGTAAGGCTTATCATATGAATCTGCAAACATGCAATCTCCACCATCTTCGAACTTAAAGTGCTTAGTATATATCTCTACTCCTTCTAACATTACTCTTGTGCCCTTTTCTTCCAATTCTTCTTTAAGAATTTTAACTGCTCTTTTTTTTCCTGTGTCAAATTTTTCTTCAAAAGTATTTAAGAACCTATTTAGCATACTTAAGTTCATCGTAACAATGAAACTTACAGAACTACTATTAGTCACAAAATCTGTCCGAATTTTCATAATATTAAACTTCTATTTTATTTATGAGCGTCTGCAAAATTTGGCTCTTTTACAAGCTGAAGCATCTGCTTGTGTGTCGGAGCTTGCAAATGTGCCAAATGTGCGCTGGCTGTCTTTTTTCAATGAACGCCAACGGTCTTGCTAAGTTGCGTGGGCGATTTTGAAGAATTTCCCTTTCAAACCGCTAATTAAGCAAGCCGAATAATTTTACATTTATAATATTTAGGCAAGACAAAGTTATTTGGCTTGCTGGTGTTTATTTATTGCACAAAACTTCCAAACTCCTCGCCACCGCCCATGACAATTTAGCTTTTGTTACCTGCTGGGCGTTTGCACATTTTATATTTCTCCAGCCTGTTTTAATTCTTCTCTTGCTTCTGCAGTCAAAATTATGCTCATAATATTAACATTTTTCGAATCATTGTATCCAAGTTCTTTTCGCAATTCCTTCATGAATTTATCGCCATCTTTTAGAATATTAAATGTTTGTTGGTTTTTCTGACTATTCACGAGTTTGGAATCAAAGTCTATATATTTTCTTATTAATCTATCGCTTCCCCAATTCATCAATCCCTTCTTAAATAAAAGCATTTCTTCTTCAGCTTTCCGAGAAAGTCCATTTTGTCCTTTTTTGATTTTGAAAAGCATCTCAAAATATGAATTATAAAAATGTTCAAAGACCTTTTGTTTCTCTTTCAAAATATGTAATTCATATTCTCTTTCTTTTGCTTTCTTATTATTTATACTCACGGTCAAAACAGACGTAAATGCAGCAACAATTATCGCAACAATTCCTAAAATTGAAATCTTAGACTGCAAATCATCGATATAGAAAATTCCCCAAATAAGAAATCCAATTAAGAGTAGAAATAGAAAAAGCATCCAAAATTTAGAAAATATATCTTTTTTCATTTTTATTTATGAGTTAAACTATATTTAGGTGACGTTTTTTTATTATTAAATTCTGGCAAGCATCCAAAATTGTCAACATATTCAGCAAAACAATCGTATTCAAATTTTGCGACTTCTCCCATTATTCTCAGATCATTTGGGGCATTTGATTTTACATCACATTCAAATGAACAAACTGAAACGTAAAGCTTATCCACAAGCTCCTGATAATTTTCATATTGAAATCTAAATCTGTCAGCTCCACCATGTCCATTTTTCCCAATGATTGTATTATCAAATTGTTTTAAACGTCCTTTTAAACCCGCTTTTGAATTTGTCATTCCAACATAAGTAATTTTCGGAATCCATTCAAAATCTTGTTCTGACAAAACTGTTTCTGATATTGCAATGCAATAAATTCCCGGATATTTAATTCCACTTATAGAATTTCTATCATCCCATTTTGTCCATTGTGAAAATTTTTTATCTATCATTCTGTTCTCTTTCTTCGCCTTGCAGGTAACTTATTTATGTATTCACAAAACCTGACCTACATTTCCTTATATAGGATGTATTGTGCTGGTTTGTTGTCTTCTATTATTTTTCAAAATAATAGAGCCTATCAAATTTATGAAAAACATGTGGCAAACAATAAAATAGAGCAAAGCAAATTAACTGGCTTACATAAAATAGAATAAGTCTACATTGCTATAATGTTCTTGTACATTAAGCCCCTTAAGGGCTTTGGGGTTAATGAACATAAGCACTGAAGCGTAATTGAGGGTCTCACTTATTTTTTGTGAGGCTCTCAATACGGCGCATCTCGACTCCGCTCGATGCCCGGCAACTCACACATAAAAAAAGCTGTGGCTCTCACCCCACAGCTTAGGTCTGTCTGTTTAAAAAGAAACCTCCAAGTTTTTTTAAACAGGCAGATGTTTCAACAATTATGGCCACTGTCGAAAGTTTTTAGCAAGTCTTAGGCAGGCTGCGTTTGCTCAACAGGAAGTGCCTCCATTTGTAAGTTCAGCTTCAGTTTTTCGGGCGCATACCGACTAATGGGCACATAAAGTGTCTTGTAATCCATATTCTCCACTCTCAACTGGTATTTACCCGATGGAATGCTCTTAAACCTGAAGGTGCCAGTTTGTGTGATGTTGGCCTTCATATCGAGTTCCTCAAGCCAAGCCGTACCATATGCAATAGGCTTGCCCGTTGCAGCATCGGTGATATAGCCCAGCAGGTCGTACGAATGATGAGCCGGTCTGCTAACTTTACGCAAGGAAAAATACTGGCTTACAAATTCGGGATAACTTGCCCTAAGATTCTCAATTCTACGATCCAGCTTATTATTCAACAGGCTATTAATCTCTTTCTTTAAGCTGGAAAATCCCTTTTTATCATCTTTTTTTGCATCCTTCCGAATGATGAGTTCCTCTAGTTTTTGAAGAAAAGAGGTGAAATCGGTTTCCAGGCTCACCAGTTTAGCCTCGCTCACCCCATAAGGCGCTAATTCATCGAGATGTTTCCGACTAAGGCTTATGACCTGTTTGGTATAGCTTATAAACTTAATCTCAGACATTCGGCCTAATTCGGCTTGGGAAACAAGCACTTTTTCGAACATGGAAGTATCCGAAAGACTATCAGCCAAACACTGTAAGGCATTAGAAAAAATTAAAACCTGTGAAATAACAGACTCTCTAATGGCATTTTTTTCTTCAACCAACCAGCTCAGAGACTCATCCATTCTATTGGAATAACTTAATAAAGATGCCAATAAACCTGAAAAAGATTCTGCTTCAGCTTTCGTTGTCACATCGGTTTCGTAATAAGTTTTATTCTTAACCAACAGTTGGTCGGTAGCGATGTACGAATTTACTTTTAAACTATCATACGTATTCATATTAATTGGGTTTTAGGCAGTACAAATAAATCGAGAGCATATGAAAAACAGGGCACTGCCTTAGATTGGATTATACTGCATGATTAACAATTGAATTGTTCGTATCGCACAAACAGTTCAGTTATATGAAGGATAGCCTAATTGATGAAGATCTTGTTTCATGGGGCTTCCAGCCATTTTCCTGGTCCTTATCAATCTTCATTTTCGTCTTCACTTTAAGTTTGTCAAGCGGCTCATCATTTCAATATTCACCTCTTGATTGTATTCGATTTACCTGTTAAAACATGGCGTGTAGCAGTTCTCGAATCCTTTATAGCAGTTTCCGAATTCTATATAGCAGCTTCCGAATTCGATATAGCAATTTCCGAATCCTTTATAGCAGTTTCCGAATTCATTATAGCTCTTAAAACATCGTGTGTAGCTGTTTCCGAAAACTGTATAGCTGACTTTGTAAGCCATGCAGCGATCACTTCGAATCGTTTTTAAAGCAAAGTAGTACGTTCTTTTTTAGAATTAAATAATTCTCTAATCGTAGATGGCTGACAGCGAAGGTTCCGATTGATATCGGTATCGTGGTGAGAGTTTCAGTCAATACAAAATACGTTTTGTTTATATTCAGAATCAACTTACAGTCAAAAAAACAAGGTTTATGATCTGTAATCCAGTACGCCTTGGAGGTTAAACCGTGACACTAAGTTAAGGATAAATCTCTTTAATATTCAATCATCAACTCAACTAATCATACAAATATTATCACTGGTCCTCGAAAATCATGCGTTCACAACAAATCAAATGCACTGTAATTATTAGGCTTTCATGCACAAATCATCAAACGATTTTTTTTTTGCGACATTTAAATTTTTACACCAGAGTTTTTTATTAATAAAGATAGATATCACTATTAGAGAGTGAAAAGTAAAAGTGTGTTTTTATGTATTGTTTAATCAAACGAAAAAACAAACTCACCTTAAATCATCTGAATAAATGATTTAACATGAGGCTTTCTTCGAACTATCTTTTTACTACCTTTGCGGCGTTGGCTGGTTTTATATTTCTTCTTATCGGGGTGTGAGTTATTCTATAATCTCGATCCAATGGCATTCCCGGCTGGAAGACAATATAAGGCAGTGGATAGATACCTGAAACTAAAAACGAATATTGGCTTATGCTGGTGTTCGTTTTTTTTGTTGACAGGATTTTTAGACTTGCTACAATAGCCTTAGTTTACCGAATGTGTTTACTCAATTATAAAGGATTTAAATCAGGATGATGTTTCAGATCTAACAACCATCACAAAATATCACAATGAGGGCATCCATATAACAGAATTTCTTACATTTGCCGGAAACATTAAATACTTCAAACAATCATGCAATCATTAAGAGAACTCTACAAAATAGGTTATGGCCCATCAAGCAGTCATACCATTGCTCCGGGGCGAGCAGCTAAAATGTTTATCGACAAGCATCCCACCATCAAAAGCTTTCGTGTGACCCTTTATGGAAGCCTTGCCGCTACCGGTGTTGGTCACGGGACCGATAAGGTGATTGAAACCGTTATTAAGCCTTTGGATGTTGAAATCATCTGGAAACCTGATGTTGAATTACCCCTTCACCCCAACGGTTTACTTTTTGAGGCCATTGAAGGCGATAAGGCTATTGACGCCTGGGAGGTTTATTCTGTTGGTGGTGGCGATTTACGCGACAACACAGGTCTTTTAAACGATGCCAGTCAGGTTTATAAACTAACCACCATGAATGATATTCTCGCCTGGTGTGTTGAAGAGGGACGTTCGTTTTGGGAGTATGTTGAGTTTTGTGAAGGCAAAGAAATCTGGTCTTTCCTTGAGGATGTTTGGGAAGTGATGAAGGATTCAATCGCACGTGGCCTGGAAGAAGAAGGTGTTTTGCCCGGCACTTTGCGTATTGCCCGCAAGGCTGGCTCCTATTACATCCGTTCCAAAACAACAACCGGGTCAACCGGTAATATTGGACTTATTTTTGCAGCAGCCCTGGCTGTGGCCGAAGAAAATGCAGCCAGTGGTAAAGTGGTAACCGCTCCAACCTGTGGGGCTTCGGGTGTTGTTCCTGCCGTCCTTTATTTCCTTAAGGTCGATCAGGAATACAGCGATAAACGAATTATTCGTGGCCTGGCAACCGCTGGTCTTATTGGAAATATTGTAAAAACCAATGGTTCTATTTCAGG
It encodes:
- a CDS encoding carboxypeptidase-like regulatory domain-containing protein — its product is MNTYDSLKVNSYIATDQLLVKNKTYYETDVTTKAEAESFSGLLASLLSYSNRMDESLSWLVEEKNAIRESVISQVLIFSNALQCLADSLSDTSMFEKVLVSQAELGRMSEIKFISYTKQVISLSRKHLDELAPYGVSEAKLVSLETDFTSFLQKLEELIIRKDAKKDDKKGFSSLKKEINSLLNNKLDRRIENLRASYPEFVSQYFSLRKVSRPAHHSYDLLGYITDAATGKPIAYGTAWLEELDMKANITQTGTFRFKSIPSGKYQLRVENMDYKTLYVPISRYAPEKLKLNLQMEALPVEQTQPA
- a CDS encoding L-serine ammonia-lyase codes for the protein MQSLRELYKIGYGPSSSHTIAPGRAAKMFIDKHPTIKSFRVTLYGSLAATGVGHGTDKVIETVIKPLDVEIIWKPDVELPLHPNGLLFEAIEGDKAIDAWEVYSVGGGDLRDNTGLLNDASQVYKLTTMNDILAWCVEEGRSFWEYVEFCEGKEIWSFLEDVWEVMKDSIARGLEEEGVLPGTLRIARKAGSYYIRSKTTTGSTGNIGLIFAAALAVAEENAASGKVVTAPTCGASGVVPAVLYFLKVDQEYSDKRIIRGLATAGLIGNIVKTNGSISGAEVGCQGELGTACAMAAGAAAQIMGGTPKQVEYAAEMGFEHNLGLTCDPVDGYVQIPCIERNAFISQKARECAVYSLFSDGSHKVSFDQVVETMMQTGKDLQSKYRETSLGGLARIVRPVIKKG